Proteins encoded in a region of the Metamycoplasma alkalescens genome:
- the arcA gene encoding arginine deiminase produces MSVFDSKFKGIHVYSEIGELESVLVHEPGHEIDYITPSRLDELLFSAMLESHDARKEHKQFVAELKANNVNVIELTDLVAETYDLASQEAKDKLIEEFLEDSEPVLSEENKIAVRDFLKSRKTTRELIEVMMAGITKYDLGIKNCKCQDLVVDPMPNLYFTRDPFASVGNGITIHYMRYKVRQRETLFSRFIFANHPKLVNTPIYYHPSLKLSIEGGDVFIYNNDTLVVGVSERTDLETITLLAKNIVANKECEFKRIVAINVPKWTNLMHLDTWLTMLDKDKFLYSPIANDVFKFWDYDLVNGGAEPKPVENGSSLEAILESIIHKKPILIPIGGDSASQIEVERETHFDGTNYLAIRPGVVIGYSRNVKTNAALEAAGIKVIPFHGNQLSLGMGNARCMSMPLSRKDVKW; encoded by the coding sequence ATGTCTGTATTTGATAGTAAATTTAAAGGAATTCATGTTTATTCAGAAATTGGTGAATTAGAATCAGTTCTAGTTCATGAGCCAGGGCATGAAATTGATTACATTACACCATCTAGACTAGATGAATTATTATTTTCAGCTATGCTAGAAAGCCATGACGCAAGAAAAGAACACAAACAATTTGTTGCGGAATTGAAAGCTAATAATGTGAATGTTATTGAGTTAACTGACTTAGTAGCTGAAACATATGATTTAGCATCACAAGAAGCTAAAGACAAATTGATTGAAGAATTCTTGGAAGATTCAGAACCAGTTTTATCTGAAGAAAACAAAATTGCTGTTCGAGACTTCCTAAAATCACGAAAAACAACCCGAGAATTAATTGAAGTAATGATGGCTGGTATTACAAAATATGATTTAGGAATTAAAAACTGTAAATGCCAAGATTTAGTTGTTGATCCAATGCCTAATTTATATTTCACACGTGACCCATTTGCATCAGTTGGTAACGGTATCACAATCCACTACATGCGTTACAAAGTTAGACAACGTGAAACATTATTTTCAAGATTTATTTTTGCAAATCATCCAAAACTAGTTAATACTCCAATTTACTACCATCCTTCATTAAAATTATCAATCGAAGGTGGAGATGTGTTTATTTATAACAATGACACACTAGTAGTTGGCGTTTCTGAAAGAACTGACTTAGAAACAATTACTTTATTAGCTAAAAATATCGTTGCTAATAAAGAATGTGAATTCAAACGGATTGTTGCAATTAATGTTCCAAAGTGAACAAACTTAATGCATCTAGATACCTGACTAACAATGTTAGATAAGGATAAATTCTTATACTCACCAATTGCTAATGATGTATTCAAATTCTGAGATTATGATTTAGTAAATGGTGGAGCTGAACCAAAACCAGTTGAAAATGGATCATCACTTGAAGCAATACTAGAATCAATCATTCATAAAAAACCAATTCTTATTCCTATCGGGGGTGATAGTGCTTCACAAATCGAAGTGGAAAGAGAAACCCACTTTGATGGTACAAACTACCTAGCAATTAGACCAGGTGTGGTAATTGGATATTCACGTAATGTGAAAACAAATGCTGCTTTAGAAGCTGCAGGAATTAAAGTTATTCCATTCCATGGTAACCAATTGTCTCTAGGTATGGGTAATGCACGTTGTATGTCAATGCCTTTATCACGTAAAGATGTTAAGTGATAA
- the arcC gene encoding carbamate kinase, whose amino-acid sequence MSRIVIALGGNALGNTPEEQKELVKIPAKKIAELVKAGHEVIVGHGNGPQVGMIFNGFVSAASVNPKSPLVPLPEAGAMSQGYIGYHMVNAITNAFNKEGLKEKEVLYILTQTLVDAKDPAFLNPTKPIGPFFGTKEEAEAANPNSVIVEDAGRGFRKVVASPKPINFVGINQIKNAINSGATVIVGGGGGIPTIKHECGTIEGVDGVIDKDFALAKMAALANADYFIVLTAVDYVKVNFGKPDQKDLKHVTKSELEKYIDEKQFAPGSMLPKVQAAIKFVEEGGKAAFIGDLKDLEDIIDEKVGTKVTLN is encoded by the coding sequence ATGAGTCGAATTGTTATTGCTTTAGGTGGAAATGCTTTAGGAAATACTCCTGAAGAACAAAAAGAATTAGTAAAAATTCCTGCAAAAAAAATTGCTGAATTAGTTAAGGCTGGACACGAAGTTATTGTTGGACATGGAAATGGCCCACAAGTTGGAATGATTTTCAATGGATTTGTTAGTGCGGCTTCAGTTAATCCTAAATCACCATTAGTGCCATTACCAGAAGCTGGTGCAATGTCACAAGGTTACATTGGTTACCATATGGTTAATGCAATTACTAATGCATTTAATAAAGAAGGATTAAAAGAAAAAGAAGTTTTATATATCTTAACCCAAACTTTAGTTGATGCTAAGGATCCTGCATTTCTAAACCCAACAAAACCAATTGGCCCATTCTTTGGTACAAAAGAAGAAGCAGAAGCTGCTAATCCAAATAGTGTGATTGTTGAAGACGCTGGACGTGGTTTTCGTAAAGTTGTTGCTTCACCAAAACCAATCAACTTCGTTGGTATTAATCAAATTAAAAATGCCATTAATTCAGGTGCAACAGTAATTGTTGGTGGTGGCGGTGGTATCCCTACAATCAAACATGAATGTGGCACAATCGAAGGTGTTGATGGCGTTATTGATAAAGACTTTGCTTTAGCAAAAATGGCAGCTTTAGCAAATGCTGACTATTTCATTGTTTTAACAGCCGTTGATTATGTTAAAGTAAACTTCGGAAAACCAGATCAAAAAGATCTAAAACACGTTACAAAATCTGAATTAGAAAAATACATCGATGAAAAACAATTTGCACCTGGTAGCATGTTACCAAAAGTACAAGCTGCAATCAAATTTGTTGAAGAAGGTGGAAAAGCTGCATTCATTGGTGATTTAAAAGACTTAGAAGACATTATTGATGAAAAAGTTGGCACAAAAGTTACTTTAAATTAA
- the rlmB gene encoding 23S rRNA (guanosine(2251)-2'-O)-methyltransferase RlmB — MKNFIYGKNSVLEAIKNDYPIKKIYLASNLKNQAIKFKNITYLTTKEMDKLIKGNHQGYIAEIEAFKYDDIGVILKDKAQAILILDHIQDPQNFGAIIRSANVFGIKHIIIPKDRSIDVTPVVLKISSGGFRDTKIIKVSSLFEATEFLKKNRFWIYATALDKNAKKISDTNFSFPIAIIMGNEHSGVSKTLLKHADEIIYIEQDKQAIQSLNVNAATAICLYEIFKQSKK, encoded by the coding sequence ATGAAAAATTTTATTTATGGTAAAAATTCTGTTCTTGAAGCAATTAAAAATGATTATCCAATTAAAAAAATTTATTTAGCTTCAAATCTAAAAAATCAAGCAATTAAATTTAAAAATATAACCTACTTGACAACAAAAGAAATGGATAAACTAATAAAAGGTAATCACCAAGGATATATTGCTGAAATTGAAGCTTTTAAATATGATGATATTGGCGTGATTCTAAAAGATAAAGCTCAAGCAATTTTAATTTTGGATCATATTCAAGATCCCCAAAATTTTGGTGCAATTATTCGTTCAGCAAATGTATTTGGAATTAAGCATATCATTATTCCTAAAGACCGTAGCATTGATGTCACTCCGGTTGTTCTAAAAATTTCTTCGGGCGGATTTCGCGATACCAAAATTATTAAAGTATCTAGCTTATTTGAAGCAACTGAATTTCTTAAAAAAAATCGTTTTTGAATCTATGCAACAGCACTTGATAAAAATGCTAAAAAAATTTCAGATACAAACTTTAGTTTCCCAATTGCAATCATCATGGGCAATGAACATAGTGGAGTTTCAAAAACATTATTAAAGCATGCTGATGAAATTATATATATTGAACAAGATAAACAAGCAATTCAATCACTGAATGTTAATGCTGCAACTGCAATTTGTCTATATGAAATCTTTAAGCAAAGCAAAAAATAA
- a CDS encoding thermonuclease family protein, which translates to MKKKLFLKLGLVTTLFFSSMPLIQCTFPNQKNDNDHAANEQNATKNKEVFLNENSLVLNQKEYLFSNSLQANHATEVKLKSVNDGDTAQFINLNNQNQSNKYRFFGIDTPETRIRINNRFENTKGLQYKYGKLATNFTKNYLEQAKRIWVIPQVTKSFGKKKEPQNIYDRYQRIIAIIVLLTNQNNLICLNKELVDNGYSKVYYISLNKKNPYYTENDNYYWYLKKSEQFAQKNKKLIWNNDINQIYPKK; encoded by the coding sequence ATGAAGAAGAAATTATTTTTAAAATTAGGTTTAGTTACTACTTTATTTTTTTCATCAATGCCCTTAATTCAATGCACATTTCCAAACCAAAAAAATGATAATGATCATGCAGCAAATGAGCAAAATGCTACTAAAAATAAGGAAGTTTTTTTAAATGAAAATAGTTTAGTATTGAATCAAAAAGAATATTTATTTTCAAATTCCTTGCAAGCAAATCATGCAACAGAAGTTAAATTAAAATCAGTTAATGATGGTGATACAGCTCAATTTATTAATTTAAATAATCAAAATCAAAGCAATAAATATAGATTTTTTGGAATTGATACTCCCGAAACAAGAATTAGAATAAATAATCGTTTTGAAAATACAAAAGGTTTGCAATATAAATACGGTAAACTTGCAACAAATTTCACAAAAAATTATTTAGAACAAGCAAAAAGAATTTGGGTAATCCCCCAAGTTACAAAAAGTTTCGGCAAGAAAAAAGAACCACAAAACATTTATGACCGTTACCAAAGAATTATTGCAATTATTGTCCTTTTAACAAATCAAAATAATTTAATTTGTTTAAATAAGGAACTTGTTGATAATGGTTATTCAAAAGTTTATTATATTTCTTTGAATAAAAAAAATCCTTATTACACTGAAAATGACAATTATTATTGATATCTTAAAAAATCAGAGCAATTTGCACAAAAAAATAAAAAATTGATTTGAAATAATGATATTAATCAAATTTATCCAAAAAAATAA
- the rpoE gene encoding DNA-directed RNA polymerase subunit delta — protein MQEQNKEYKTLLDVVEEILDGKDNMEFAKLFDMTQKILFPRWRNETDPNISDDAILLRKRGELYRLLTVDGRFFHNIDGTWTTKRPEFIKN, from the coding sequence ATGCAAGAACAAAATAAAGAATATAAAACACTTTTAGATGTTGTCGAAGAAATTTTAGATGGTAAGGATAATATGGAATTTGCAAAGCTATTTGATATGACACAAAAAATTTTATTTCCAAGATGACGTAATGAAACAGACCCAAACATTAGTGATGATGCAATCTTGTTAAGAAAACGTGGGGAACTATATCGTTTATTAACCGTAGATGGTAGATTTTTTCATAATATTGATGGAACATGAACAACAAAAAGACCTGAATTTATTAAAAACTAA
- the cysS gene encoding cysteine--tRNA ligase has translation MKKYYLCGPTVYNYPHIGNLRPTVTFDIMIRAQRFLGEEIFYLNNITDIDDKIIQKAINENKTEKEIAKKYEEYYLQLFDTFNLEKPTKIVRVTDSLQDIYDYISILLEKNAAYKVAGNVFFDVKQFEDVYGNISNQKINHLVSEDEKILGKKNPNDFTLWKETTNGIKFQSPFGLGRPGWHTECSCFIAKYFQGQTIDLHGGGIDLIFPHHENENIQHWAIYKKSITKKWIHFGTLNYKNQKMSKSIGNLIFPHDFLKKYDADTYKLLILTTNFAKPINLTDELLDSIQTIINKFNLLNNTIQLKKIENEIDERKVKEVIEEIANLNFSNAYKEIIQLTKKEDQYKTFLEIMKILGFIFPLKIISQEDKNLYNQWQALLKNKKYNQADAIREILKERKLV, from the coding sequence ATGAAAAAATATTACTTATGTGGTCCTACAGTTTATAATTATCCCCACATTGGAAATCTAAGACCAACTGTGACTTTTGATATCATGATTCGCGCTCAAAGATTCTTAGGTGAAGAGATTTTTTATTTAAACAATATCACTGATATTGATGACAAAATCATTCAAAAAGCAATCAATGAAAACAAAACAGAAAAAGAAATTGCAAAAAAATATGAAGAATATTATTTGCAATTATTTGACACATTTAACTTAGAAAAACCTACAAAAATTGTTCGGGTTACAGATTCATTGCAAGACATTTATGATTACATTAGCATCCTTCTAGAAAAAAATGCTGCTTACAAAGTTGCGGGAAATGTTTTTTTTGATGTCAAACAATTTGAAGATGTTTATGGAAATATTAGTAACCAAAAAATCAATCATCTTGTTTCAGAGGATGAAAAGATATTGGGTAAAAAAAATCCAAATGATTTTACACTATGGAAAGAAACAACAAATGGCATTAAGTTTCAAAGTCCGTTTGGTTTAGGTCGTCCTGGATGACACACAGAATGTAGCTGTTTTATTGCCAAATATTTTCAAGGGCAAACAATTGACTTGCATGGTGGAGGAATTGATTTAATCTTTCCACATCATGAAAATGAAAATATTCAACATTGAGCAATCTATAAAAAATCAATCACAAAAAAATGAATTCATTTTGGCACTTTAAATTATAAAAATCAAAAAATGTCAAAATCAATTGGTAATTTAATTTTTCCACATGATTTTTTAAAAAAATATGATGCTGACACATATAAGTTATTAATTCTAACAACCAATTTTGCAAAACCAATTAATTTAACAGATGAACTTTTAGACTCAATTCAAACAATAATCAACAAATTCAATCTTTTAAACAACACAATTCAATTGAAAAAGATTGAAAATGAGATTGATGAAAGAAAAGTTAAAGAAGTAATTGAAGAGATTGCTAATTTGAATTTTTCAAATGCTTATAAAGAAATTATTCAACTTACCAAAAAAGAAGATCAATATAAAACATTTTTAGAAATTATGAAAATTCTTGGTTTTATTTTTCCCCTTAAAATTATTAGTCAAGAAGATAAAAATCTATATAATCAATGACAAGCGTTGCTTAAAAATAAAAAATACAATCAAGCTGATGCAATTAGAGAAATTCTAAAAGAAAGAAAATTAGTATAA
- the tsf gene encoding translation elongation factor Ts, with protein MSVDLKKIKELRERTNLGFLDVKNALEANDNDIEKSIDWLQEKGILKAAKKAGRIAAEGIVKAAVKNNIAVIFELNSETDFVSKNELFIELANKIEEALFVNEFTNNEELLAIKIDGVSIEDHTSLLTAKIGEKIWLRRAHKFVANDNQVIAAYTHANNRVATIVLANGTNAEALRNVSMHITALNPAYLNEKNLSESELNEINAKIATNPALANKPEKIQESIKQGLLKKEFNEKGVLLYQPFVMDDAKIVAQYLDESKLSLVDAKRFEVGEGIEKKTVDFAAEVAEQMTI; from the coding sequence ATGTCAGTCGATTTAAAAAAAATTAAGGAATTAAGAGAAAGAACAAATTTAGGTTTTTTAGATGTTAAAAATGCTTTGGAAGCAAATGATAATGATATTGAAAAATCAATTGATTGATTGCAAGAAAAAGGAATTTTAAAAGCAGCTAAAAAAGCTGGAAGAATTGCTGCTGAAGGGATTGTTAAAGCCGCAGTTAAAAACAATATTGCAGTTATTTTTGAACTTAATTCAGAAACAGATTTTGTTTCAAAAAATGAATTATTCATTGAATTAGCAAATAAAATTGAAGAAGCTTTATTTGTCAATGAATTTACAAACAATGAAGAACTACTAGCAATTAAAATCGATGGTGTTTCAATTGAAGATCATACAAGTTTATTAACAGCTAAAATTGGTGAAAAAATCTGATTAAGAAGAGCACATAAATTTGTTGCTAATGATAATCAAGTAATTGCTGCATATACACATGCAAATAATCGTGTGGCAACAATTGTACTTGCAAACGGAACTAATGCCGAAGCATTAAGAAATGTTTCAATGCATATCACAGCCCTAAACCCAGCATACTTAAATGAAAAAAATCTTTCAGAATCAGAATTAAATGAAATTAATGCAAAAATTGCAACAAATCCAGCTTTGGCAAATAAACCAGAAAAAATTCAAGAGTCAATTAAACAAGGTTTGTTAAAAAAAGAATTCAATGAAAAAGGTGTTTTATTATACCAACCATTTGTTATGGATGATGCAAAAATTGTTGCACAATATTTAGATGAATCAAAACTAAGTTTAGTCGATGCTAAAAGATTTGAAGTCGGTGAAGGAATTGAAAAAAAGACTGTCGACTTTGCTGCTGAAGTTGCTGAACAAATGACAATATAA
- the argS gene encoding arginine--tRNA ligase, whose translation MAKDIIINSIQESLDKLKIKKEIVLTEAKNYGDYSTNIALTLQKDLGKKAIEIAQDIVKNIDLNKYNQISEIKIAEPGFINFWVTNAVFAETVNIINKLGAEYGNGLKEGKGKINIEFVSANPTGYLHIGHARNAAIGATLSNILEKAGFNVTREYFINDYGNQMNKLAISIYSRYQQIFDENYQLPENAYRGGDIVQFASAFHEKYQDQYKNAEYTPEVEDLFREFGREYALMNINKDLKRFGVWFDIYTSEKEQYEKNLVWPVIKRLKTTYEKDGATWLQTTKGGKDDKDRVIIKANGDSTYMCADIAYHEQKFKALNDPEKGIIIDVWGGDHSGYVERIKFAFEDLGYRRDQMEVILFQLIRIMKNGKEIKMSKRLGTSLTMRELMDEVGKDAIRFFLIERSYNSRIDFDIKKVTSTDETNSLYIIKYAHARCAQLLEKFAYKNPQATEFSDTFSQKLIAELKEYPDLIASMGKNYKVNLLPPYLLKLAGTFNSFYSNIKVANSANEESYVALVKAVKTVLADGMKLMDLDIPNKM comes from the coding sequence ATGGCAAAAGATATTATTATAAATTCAATTCAAGAATCTTTAGATAAATTAAAGATAAAAAAAGAAATTGTATTAACAGAAGCAAAAAATTATGGAGATTATTCAACAAATATTGCCTTAACACTACAAAAAGACTTGGGTAAAAAAGCAATTGAAATTGCACAAGATATTGTTAAAAATATTGATTTAAATAAATACAATCAAATTAGTGAAATAAAAATTGCTGAACCTGGTTTTATTAATTTTTGAGTAACAAATGCAGTATTTGCAGAAACTGTTAATATAATCAATAAATTAGGCGCTGAATATGGAAATGGCTTAAAGGAAGGCAAAGGAAAAATAAATATTGAGTTTGTTTCAGCGAACCCTACTGGATATTTACATATCGGTCATGCTCGTAATGCAGCAATTGGTGCTACATTATCAAATATTTTAGAAAAAGCGGGTTTCAATGTAACTCGTGAATACTTTATTAATGATTATGGAAATCAAATGAATAAATTAGCAATTTCAATTTATTCAAGATATCAACAAATTTTTGATGAAAATTATCAATTACCAGAAAATGCTTATCGTGGTGGTGATATTGTTCAATTTGCAAGTGCATTTCATGAAAAATATCAAGATCAATACAAAAATGCTGAGTACACACCTGAAGTGGAAGACTTGTTTAGAGAATTTGGTAGAGAATATGCTTTAATGAACATCAACAAAGATCTAAAAAGATTTGGTGTTTGATTTGATATTTATACATCAGAAAAAGAACAATATGAAAAAAATTTGGTTTGACCAGTAATTAAAAGACTAAAAACCACATATGAGAAAGATGGTGCGACTTGATTGCAAACAACCAAAGGAGGCAAAGATGATAAAGATAGAGTTATTATCAAAGCAAATGGTGATTCAACTTATATGTGTGCAGATATTGCTTACCACGAACAAAAATTCAAGGCTTTAAATGATCCTGAAAAAGGTATTATTATTGATGTTTGAGGTGGAGATCACTCAGGTTATGTTGAACGTATTAAATTTGCTTTTGAGGATCTAGGTTACCGTAGAGATCAAATGGAAGTTATTTTATTCCAATTGATAAGAATTATGAAAAATGGTAAAGAAATTAAAATGTCAAAACGTCTTGGTACTTCTTTAACAATGAGAGAATTAATGGATGAAGTTGGTAAGGATGCAATTAGATTCTTTTTAATTGAAAGATCATATAATTCAAGAATTGATTTTGATATTAAAAAAGTTACAAGTACAGATGAAACAAATTCACTTTACATCATCAAATATGCCCATGCACGTTGTGCACAATTATTAGAAAAATTTGCTTATAAAAATCCGCAGGCAACTGAATTTAGTGATACATTTTCACAAAAATTAATTGCAGAGTTAAAAGAATATCCTGATTTGATTGCATCAATGGGTAAAAATTACAAAGTTAACTTATTGCCTCCATATTTATTAAAATTAGCCGGAACTTTTAATTCATTTTATTCAAACATTAAAGTTGCTAACTCAGCAAATGAAGAAAGCTATGTTGCCTTAGTAAAAGCTGTAAAAACAGTTTTAGCAGACGGAATGAAATTAATGGATTTAGATATTCCAAATAAAATGTAA
- a CDS encoding IS30 family transposase, with product MNYNKNNKYKHINEVERSYIKFELNRNKSIRSIAKKLDRSPSTIMREIKRNTSLGTYDPIVANIKAKKRHRHKYYFRFLLPNKFDKFTELFKNKYDKKYYGVKATLHEIKKDPNINCPSLRTVYNWINKNLWVIKRKDRLRKWYKKGEKRTTSVIKRLVNSADYVFPIWTRPKKIDLRKEFGHWEADLVLGKKSNGYYNVLTLTERKTRIGFAIKVRSKSGFVINSSLKNLIQDNNLFVKSITIDNGIEFEKIGLLAKWLDIKIYRAEPYASFQRGSNEHWNGILRREFKKGFDFNEITQEELEKIVFKINNMPREILNWLTPLELFKKENSNDFIL from the coding sequence ATGAATTATAACAAAAATAATAAGTATAAACATATAAATGAAGTTGAAAGATCTTATATAAAATTTGAGCTTAATCGTAATAAATCAATACGTTCAATTGCAAAAAAATTAGATAGAAGTCCTTCAACAATTATGCGAGAAATAAAAAGAAACACAAGTTTAGGAACTTATGACCCCATTGTAGCAAACATTAAGGCTAAAAAACGTCATAGACATAAATATTATTTTAGATTTTTGTTGCCGAATAAATTTGATAAGTTTACAGAATTATTCAAAAATAAATATGACAAAAAATACTATGGTGTGAAAGCTACATTACATGAGATAAAAAAGGATCCAAATATAAATTGTCCTTCATTAAGAACGGTATACAACTGAATAAATAAAAATCTTTGAGTTATCAAAAGAAAAGATAGATTAAGAAAATGATATAAAAAGGGCGAAAAAAGAACTACATCAGTTATAAAAAGATTGGTTAATTCAGCAGATTACGTTTTTCCAATATGAACAAGACCAAAAAAAATTGATTTAAGAAAAGAATTTGGACACTGAGAAGCTGATCTTGTATTGGGTAAAAAATCAAATGGATATTACAATGTTTTAACACTTACAGAAAGAAAAACAAGAATCGGATTCGCAATAAAAGTTCGTTCAAAATCTGGATTTGTAATAAATTCAAGTCTTAAAAATCTAATTCAAGATAACAATTTATTTGTCAAAAGCATAACCATAGATAATGGTATTGAATTTGAAAAAATTGGTTTATTAGCTAAGTGGTTAGACATAAAAATATATCGTGCAGAACCATATGCATCATTCCAACGAGGTAGTAATGAACATTGAAATGGGATTTTAAGAAGAGAATTTAAAAAGGGGTTTGATTTTAATGAAATAACCCAAGAAGAATTAGAAAAAATAGTTTTCAAAATTAACAATATGCCAAGAGAAATATTAAACTGATTAACACCTTTGGAGTTGTTTAAAAAAGAAAATAGTAATGATTTTATATTATAA
- the rpsB gene encoding 30S ribosomal protein S2 produces MSVQKPVEQKQTPVEQPIVSREKLLEAGTYFGHKVSRWNPKMKQYIYGKRAGLHIIDIAKTQKTLEYAYKLLNKMAQKPVSFIWVGTKKQAKNAIKEAAARTNSVYVSERWLGGTLTNSQTIFRSVKELERLEELQKNGYKGYTKKEGLLYDKKIAKLQKNLGGIRKLASNAQMPNVMIVASPIEDEIAIREAKRKGLKVFAIHDTNSNPDLSDFVIPANDDTAKSITLIITILADAIASARGGKQLFAFKSNEEIVLPEDPRAAENKEKRLARYNQNSEAQPKEAKEQKENK; encoded by the coding sequence ATGTCAGTACAAAAACCAGTTGAACAAAAACAAACTCCGGTTGAACAACCAATTGTTTCAAGAGAAAAATTATTAGAAGCAGGAACATACTTTGGACATAAAGTAAGTCGTTGAAATCCAAAAATGAAACAATACATTTATGGAAAAAGAGCTGGACTTCATATTATTGATATTGCTAAAACCCAAAAAACTTTAGAATATGCCTACAAATTATTAAATAAAATGGCTCAAAAACCAGTTTCATTTATTTGAGTTGGAACAAAAAAACAAGCTAAAAATGCCATTAAAGAAGCAGCGGCAAGAACAAATTCAGTGTATGTTTCAGAACGTTGATTAGGCGGAACACTAACAAATTCACAAACAATTTTTAGAAGTGTTAAAGAACTTGAAAGATTGGAAGAATTGCAAAAAAATGGTTATAAAGGTTATACTAAAAAAGAAGGACTTTTATATGACAAAAAAATTGCAAAATTACAAAAGAATTTAGGCGGGATTAGAAAACTAGCTTCAAATGCACAAATGCCAAATGTGATGATTGTTGCTTCACCAATTGAAGATGAAATTGCTATTAGAGAAGCAAAAAGAAAAGGACTTAAAGTTTTTGCAATTCATGACACAAACTCAAATCCTGATTTATCTGATTTTGTAATTCCAGCAAATGATGATACGGCGAAATCAATTACATTAATCATTACAATCTTAGCCGATGCAATTGCTTCAGCACGTGGTGGAAAACAATTATTTGCATTTAAGTCAAATGAAGAAATAGTTTTACCAGAAGATCCAAGAGCAGCTGAAAACAAAGAAAAAAGACTTGCAAGATATAATCAAAACTCTGAAGCACAACCAAAAGAAGCAAAAGAGCAAAAAGAAAACAAATAA
- a CDS encoding class II fructose-bisphosphate aldolase — protein sequence MIVNAKEILNNAYKNQDVVFQININNLEWAKNILLAANELKKPIILGVTPNAAKYFGGYHVCYNLVNSLILDLKIKIPVCLHLDHGNFDDCLKAIAANFSSIMFDGSRLPFEKNLKLSKKILEICHKKNLSVECEIGRIGGNEDNIISKVAYTDINEAIEFKKIGVDMLAIGIGNIHGQYPKNWQGINFKLLKKINKKLNIPLVLHGGSGIDKKDLKKCIENGIAKININTELQIANAKAIENFIKNNDIMKNKNYNPRKLYKLANKSIFNKTKEILQRFLN from the coding sequence ATGATTGTTAATGCAAAAGAAATTTTAAATAATGCATACAAAAATCAGGATGTTGTTTTTCAAATAAATATTAATAATTTGGAATGAGCAAAAAATATTTTGTTAGCAGCAAATGAACTAAAAAAACCAATTATTCTTGGAGTAACACCAAATGCTGCAAAATATTTTGGTGGATATCATGTTTGTTATAATCTTGTAAATAGTTTAATTTTGGATTTAAAAATAAAAATTCCTGTTTGTTTACATTTAGATCATGGAAATTTTGATGATTGTTTAAAGGCAATTGCTGCAAATTTTAGTTCAATTATGTTCGATGGCAGTAGATTACCATTTGAAAAAAATTTAAAGTTATCTAAAAAAATCTTAGAAATATGCCACAAAAAAAATCTTTCCGTTGAATGTGAAATTGGAAGAATTGGTGGTAATGAAGATAATATTATTAGCAAAGTTGCATATACGGATATCAATGAAGCAATTGAATTCAAAAAAATTGGTGTTGATATGCTTGCAATCGGGATTGGCAATATTCATGGGCAATATCCCAAAAATTGGCAAGGAATAAATTTTAAACTCCTAAAAAAAATAAATAAAAAACTTAATATTCCACTTGTTTTACATGGGGGATCAGGAATTGATAAAAAAGATCTTAAAAAATGTATTGAAAATGGAATTGCTAAAATTAATATCAATACTGAATTACAAATTGCTAATGCCAAAGCAATTGAAAACTTCATTAAAAATAATGACATTATGAAAAATAAAAACTATAACCCAAGAAAATTATATAAACTAGCAAACAAAAGCATTTTTAATAAAACAAAAGAAATTTTACAAAGATTTTTAAATTAA